A single region of the Polymorphum gilvum SL003B-26A1 genome encodes:
- a CDS encoding RidA family protein encodes MTDTIDSRLAALGVVLPSPAAPAANYVPCVTTGNLLFVSGQLPIGAKGIEVVGKLGAGVSSDDGRAAARLCAINVLAQARAALGDLERIVRVVKLVGFVNCTGDFADQPKVVNGASDFLVDALGERGRHARSAVGVASLPFGAAVEVEAILEIA; translated from the coding sequence ATGACCGACACGATCGACTCCCGCCTCGCAGCCCTCGGCGTCGTCCTGCCGAGCCCCGCCGCACCCGCCGCGAACTACGTTCCCTGCGTGACGACGGGCAACCTGCTGTTCGTCTCCGGACAACTGCCGATCGGCGCCAAGGGCATCGAGGTCGTCGGCAAGCTCGGCGCCGGCGTCTCGAGCGACGACGGCCGCGCCGCCGCGCGCCTGTGCGCCATCAACGTTCTCGCCCAGGCCCGGGCCGCCCTCGGCGACCTCGAGCGCATCGTCCGGGTGGTCAAGCTGGTCGGCTTCGTCAACTGCACTGGCGACTTCGCCGACCAGCCCAAGGTCGTCAACGGCGCCTCGGATTTCCTCGTCGACGCGCTCGGCGAGCGGGGCCGCCACGCCCGCTCCGCCGTCGGTGTCGCCTCGCTGCCCTTCGGCGCCGCCGTCGAGGTCGAGGCGATCCTCGAGATCGCCTGA
- a CDS encoding cell envelope integrity EipB family protein, which yields MAGLAGPLRALAVATLLCGAGSALWSVPVQAGPLASHRAVYDMRLGEVSEKANIAGISGRMVYEFSGDACEGYTVSFRFVTRFQDTDGGTQVTDLRTTSFEEPANGLYQFLTTTYVDQELSEETRGAAAEEDGGIAVDLSVPSKRTVDLAGDIYFPTEHLMAVIEAAKNGQSFLEADIFDGSETGDKVYATTAVIGSRLSTQDLGGDDAEAVARIGAGMPWPVTVAYFDPAQDLTGEAMPVYQLSFLLYENGISRRLVLDYGDFKIIGEMKDLVVFDANDCRR from the coding sequence ATGGCAGGACTTGCAGGGCCCTTGCGGGCACTGGCCGTGGCGACCCTTCTGTGCGGCGCCGGCAGCGCGCTGTGGAGCGTGCCGGTCCAGGCCGGCCCGCTGGCCTCGCACCGCGCGGTCTACGACATGAGGCTCGGAGAGGTCAGCGAGAAGGCCAACATCGCCGGCATTTCCGGCCGCATGGTCTACGAGTTTTCCGGCGACGCCTGCGAGGGCTACACCGTCTCGTTCCGGTTCGTGACCCGGTTCCAGGACACCGACGGCGGCACGCAGGTCACGGACCTGCGCACCACGTCGTTCGAGGAACCGGCGAACGGACTCTACCAGTTCCTGACCACCACCTATGTCGATCAGGAGCTGTCGGAAGAGACCCGCGGCGCGGCCGCGGAGGAGGACGGCGGCATCGCGGTCGACCTGTCGGTGCCGTCGAAGCGGACGGTCGACCTTGCCGGCGACATCTATTTTCCAACCGAGCACCTGATGGCGGTGATCGAGGCGGCCAAGAACGGGCAGAGCTTCCTGGAGGCGGATATCTTCGACGGCTCGGAGACGGGCGACAAGGTCTATGCGACCACCGCCGTTATCGGCTCCCGCCTGAGCACCCAGGATCTGGGCGGCGACGACGCGGAGGCCGTTGCGAGGATCGGTGCCGGCATGCCCTGGCCGGTCACGGTCGCCTATTTCGATCCGGCGCAGGACCTCACCGGCGAAGCCATGCCCGTCTACCAGCTGAGCTTCCTGCTCTACGAGAACGGCATCAGCCGCCGGCTCGTGCTCGACTACGGCGACTTCAAGATCATCGGGGAGATGAAGGACCTGGTGGTCTTCGACGCGAACGACTGCCGCAGGTAG
- a CDS encoding DNA polymerase IV, whose amino-acid sequence MTENPGGTPAHPLPLCRDCGARAPARRDRCARCGSPRLVAHPELDRLAIAHIDCDAFFAAIEKRDNPQLRDLPVIVGGGRRGVVSTCCYIARIHGVRSAMPMFKALEACPDAVVIKPNLAKYSEVGRQVRERMLALTPLVEPVSIDEAFLDLTGTQRLHRASPAETLAAFARALEADLGISASIGLAPNKFLAKIASDLDKPRGFSVIGAAEARAFLAERPVGIIWGIGKVFQAKLAADGIRTIGQLQAMDPTDLLRRYGALGQRLARLATGADDRPVSPDRGAKSISAETTFDTDIAGLDRLRPILRELSEKVSQRLKRAGLGGRTVTLKLKTADFRILTRSRQLADPTQLADRIFRAGDDLLGPEADGRRFRLIGIGVGELADAGSADPGDLLDAGAGRRARAEQAMDKVRDRFGTEAVELGLVHASRARRTPGRPDEA is encoded by the coding sequence ATGACCGAAAACCCGGGCGGCACGCCCGCCCATCCCTTGCCGCTTTGCCGCGACTGCGGTGCCCGCGCGCCTGCCCGCCGCGACCGCTGCGCGCGCTGCGGCAGCCCACGCCTCGTCGCCCATCCCGAACTCGACCGGCTGGCCATCGCCCATATCGACTGCGACGCCTTCTTCGCCGCCATCGAGAAACGCGACAACCCGCAGCTCCGGGATCTTCCAGTCATCGTCGGCGGCGGCCGGCGTGGCGTCGTCTCCACCTGCTGCTACATCGCGCGCATCCACGGCGTGCGCTCCGCCATGCCCATGTTCAAGGCGCTCGAAGCCTGTCCGGACGCGGTCGTCATCAAACCCAACCTGGCCAAGTATTCCGAGGTCGGACGCCAGGTGCGCGAACGCATGCTCGCCCTCACGCCATTGGTCGAGCCGGTGTCGATCGACGAGGCGTTCCTCGACCTGACTGGCACCCAAAGGCTGCACCGCGCCTCCCCTGCCGAGACGCTTGCGGCTTTCGCGCGCGCACTGGAGGCAGACCTCGGCATCTCCGCCTCCATCGGCCTTGCACCCAACAAGTTCCTCGCCAAGATCGCCTCGGACCTCGACAAGCCGCGCGGCTTTTCCGTCATCGGAGCCGCCGAGGCCAGGGCCTTTCTCGCCGAACGGCCGGTCGGCATCATCTGGGGTATCGGCAAGGTGTTCCAGGCGAAGCTCGCCGCCGACGGCATCCGCACCATCGGACAGCTGCAGGCAATGGACCCGACCGACCTCCTGCGCCGCTACGGCGCCCTGGGCCAGCGGCTCGCCCGGCTAGCGACCGGCGCGGACGACCGTCCCGTCTCGCCCGATCGGGGCGCCAAGAGCATCAGCGCCGAGACGACGTTCGACACCGACATCGCCGGCCTCGACCGCTTGCGGCCGATCCTGCGCGAACTGTCGGAAAAGGTGTCGCAGCGGCTGAAGCGGGCCGGGCTCGGCGGCCGCACCGTGACGCTCAAGCTGAAGACGGCCGATTTCCGGATCCTCACTCGCTCGCGCCAACTCGCCGATCCGACGCAGCTTGCCGACCGCATCTTCCGCGCCGGCGATGACCTGCTTGGCCCCGAGGCGGACGGCCGCCGCTTCCGCCTGATCGGAATCGGTGTCGGCGAGCTTGCCGATGCCGGCAGCGCCGATCCCGGTGACCTTCTCGATGCCGGAGCTGGTCGCCGCGCCAGGGCCGAGCAGGCGATGGACAAGGTGCGCGACCGGTTCGGCACCGAGGCGGTGGAACTCGGTCTGGTCCATGCCTCGCGGGCGCGCCGCACGCCTGGCCGGCCCGACGAGGCGTGA
- a CDS encoding DUF3572 domain-containing protein, whose protein sequence is MTVEKAEEIATEALLHLTRDPDQVGRFLAVSGIGPESIRTAASEPGFLAGVLEFLMTDEALLLAYCENAGVRPTMIAAARFVLAGDPADHV, encoded by the coding sequence ATGACTGTTGAAAAGGCCGAGGAAATCGCGACAGAAGCGCTCCTGCACCTGACCCGCGACCCGGATCAGGTCGGCCGCTTCCTCGCCGTCTCCGGCATCGGCCCTGAATCGATTCGCACCGCTGCCAGCGAGCCCGGCTTCCTTGCCGGCGTCCTTGAGTTCCTGATGACTGACGAGGCCCTTCTGTTGGCCTATTGCGAGAATGCCGGCGTGCGGCCGACCATGATCGCCGCCGCCCGCTTCGTGCTCGCCGGCGACCCGGCCGACCATGTCTGA
- a CDS encoding response regulator — protein sequence MAKTVLIVEDNELNMKLFHDLLEAHGYNTLQTRTGIEALELARAHRPDLILMDIQLPEVSGLEVTKWIKEDDDLCTIPVIAVTAFAMKGDEERIRQGGCEAYISKPISVAKFLETVRSYLGEG from the coding sequence ATGGCGAAGACCGTGCTGATCGTGGAAGACAACGAGCTCAACATGAAGCTCTTTCACGACCTCTTGGAAGCCCACGGCTACAATACGCTCCAGACGCGGACCGGCATCGAAGCCCTTGAACTCGCCCGCGCGCACCGTCCCGACCTGATCCTGATGGACATCCAGCTGCCCGAGGTGTCGGGCCTGGAGGTGACCAAGTGGATCAAGGAAGACGACGACCTGTGCACCATTCCGGTCATCGCGGTGACCGCCTTCGCCATGAAGGGCGACGAGGAACGCATACGCCAGGGCGGCTGCGAGGCTTATATTTCCAAGCCGATCTCGGTGGCGAAGTTCCTGGAGACGGTGCGCTCCTACCTCGGCGAAGGCTGA
- the rpmG gene encoding 50S ribosomal protein L33, which produces MAKATTIKIKLLSTADTGYFYVTKKNSRTMTEKMVQRKYDPIAKKHVEFKEAKIK; this is translated from the coding sequence ATGGCCAAGGCGACCACCATCAAGATCAAGCTGCTGTCCACGGCGGATACCGGCTATTTCTACGTGACCAAGAAGAACTCCCGCACCATGACAGAGAAGATGGTGCAGCGGAAGTACGACCCGATCGCGAAGAAGCACGTCGAGTTCAAGGAAGCCAAGATCAAGTAA
- a CDS encoding NUDIX hydrolase, with amino-acid sequence MTDSLTQDLVKEAMANAGHAYIRPKDAATLLVLDRSGAEVRVLMGRRHMRHAFMPGKFVFPGGRVDPGDSRVKVAGAYHPAVEEKLAAQHKGRASAARIRAFTVAAIRETYEEAGLFIGRHTGDRWPAKGDFEAFSERGILPDLEPMRMVARAITPPGRPRRFDTRFLAVWSDAIVDRLPEGTGPSGELEDVAWVTLDEAKRMELPAITLKVLDDLHNRLREDPELSPGAPVPFYYRRGAGFAQDLI; translated from the coding sequence ATGACCGATTCACTGACGCAAGACCTGGTAAAGGAAGCAATGGCCAATGCCGGCCATGCCTACATTCGCCCCAAGGACGCCGCAACGCTGCTGGTGCTCGACCGCAGCGGCGCCGAGGTGCGCGTGCTGATGGGCCGTCGCCACATGCGCCACGCCTTCATGCCCGGCAAGTTCGTGTTTCCCGGCGGCCGCGTCGATCCCGGCGATTCGCGCGTTAAGGTCGCCGGTGCCTATCATCCTGCCGTAGAGGAAAAACTCGCCGCACAGCACAAGGGGCGCGCCAGTGCCGCCCGCATACGCGCCTTCACCGTCGCCGCGATCCGCGAGACCTACGAGGAGGCCGGCCTGTTCATCGGCCGGCACACGGGCGACCGCTGGCCGGCGAAGGGCGACTTCGAGGCCTTTTCCGAGCGCGGCATCCTGCCCGATCTCGAGCCCATGCGCATGGTCGCCCGTGCCATCACGCCGCCTGGCCGTCCGCGCCGCTTCGATACCCGGTTCCTTGCCGTGTGGTCCGACGCCATCGTCGACCGCCTGCCGGAAGGTACCGGCCCGTCCGGAGAACTGGAGGACGTCGCCTGGGTCACCCTCGACGAGGCGAAGCGGATGGAACTGCCGGCGATCACGCTGAAGGTGCTCGACGACCTCCACAACCGCCTGCGCGAGGACCCGGAGCTGTCGCCCGGCGCCCCGGTTCCGTTCTACTACCGGCGCGGCGCCGGCTTTGCCCAGGACCTGATCTGA
- a CDS encoding DUF983 domain-containing protein — protein sequence MTVRYTGMAEVPAVSVAKPHRPVMQAVTRGMMCRCPACGEGRLFSGYLAVNPVCSTCGEELHHHRADDAPPYFTITIVGHIIIPAMLAVEFLYRPAIWIHMTLWLSLTLILALGFLRPVKGALIGLQWALYMHGFDPDSGEDLPVPEPMATPR from the coding sequence ATGACCGTACGATATACAGGCATGGCCGAGGTTCCGGCCGTTTCCGTCGCCAAACCGCACCGCCCCGTCATGCAGGCCGTGACGCGCGGCATGATGTGCCGCTGCCCGGCCTGCGGCGAAGGCAGGCTGTTTTCCGGCTACCTGGCCGTCAATCCCGTCTGCAGCACCTGCGGCGAGGAACTGCACCACCATCGCGCCGACGACGCGCCGCCCTATTTCACCATCACCATCGTCGGGCATATCATCATTCCCGCCATGCTGGCGGTCGAGTTCCTGTATCGCCCGGCGATCTGGATCCACATGACGCTGTGGCTGTCGCTCACGCTGATCCTGGCTCTTGGCTTCCTGCGCCCCGTGAAGGGTGCGCTGATCGGCCTGCAGTGGGCCCTCTACATGCACGGCTTCGACCCGGACTCGGGCGAGGACCTGCCTGTTCCCGAACCGATGGCGACCCCGCGATGA
- the rnr gene encoding ribonuclease R, whose amino-acid sequence MSTKRPKPRKAAARKAKTPGEMPSREDILAFVAENPGKAGKREVARHFGIVGAARIQLKRMLRDLADEGVVETRQKRLIRPGDLPPVLVVHLNARDADGELLGEPVNWDEEAGAPPKLLVLTGRTTAKTSQPGLGDRALVRLTEADPGAESTHAARVIKVLEKQQGAILGILRRRPGRHPPYLEPIDRKQRELDIDPSDLKDAEEGDLVSVQVTRTGRYGAPRAKIVRRFGAMHSEMAVSEIALHSHGIPHVFPAAVELEAERAEPIGLGQREDWRKLPLITIDPPDAKDHDDAVFAEPDQDPANQGGHVVYVAIADVAHYVRPGSALDREAHLRGNSVYFPDRVIPMLPERISNELCSLKEAVDRPALAVRMVFDRAGQKRAHSFHRILMRSAAKLSYQQAQKAIDGVCDDKTGTLLDGILKPLWVAYACLTIGRDAREPLDLDLPERKIRLKPDGTVDHVYIPERLDAHRLIEEFMIQANVAAAETLEKKNTPLLYRIHDASSPEKLESLKEFLSTLGLKLPSSGGLRPAVFNAILARVKDTPQAQLVNEVVLRSQAQAEYNPHNIGHFGLNLRRYAHFTSPIRRYADLIVHRGLIRALGLGDDGLPEGIEAKLEAIGAEVSAAERRAMLAERDTIDRLIALWMTDRIGARFSGRISGVVKSGLFIRLDDSGADGFVPASTIGLDYYRYDEASHALVGDRSGETYQLGDRVEVELVEAAPFAGALRFALVSEGRKDRKAGRRAGAAARGARQASSGRRTGAASPGRNRKKQG is encoded by the coding sequence TTGAGCACGAAGCGGCCAAAGCCGCGAAAGGCCGCGGCGCGCAAGGCGAAGACGCCGGGCGAGATGCCCTCGCGCGAGGACATCCTTGCCTTCGTCGCTGAAAACCCGGGCAAAGCCGGCAAGCGGGAGGTCGCGCGCCACTTCGGAATCGTCGGCGCGGCACGCATCCAGCTCAAGCGGATGCTCCGCGACCTCGCCGACGAGGGCGTGGTCGAGACGCGCCAGAAGCGCCTGATCCGGCCCGGCGACCTGCCGCCCGTTCTGGTCGTGCACCTGAACGCCCGCGACGCCGACGGCGAGTTGCTCGGCGAGCCGGTCAACTGGGACGAGGAAGCCGGCGCGCCGCCGAAGCTGCTGGTGCTGACCGGTCGCACGACGGCCAAGACGTCTCAGCCGGGCCTCGGCGACCGCGCCCTGGTGCGTCTGACCGAGGCCGATCCGGGCGCCGAGTCGACCCACGCCGCACGGGTCATCAAGGTGCTGGAAAAGCAGCAGGGCGCCATCCTCGGCATCCTGCGTCGGCGCCCCGGCCGCCATCCGCCCTACCTGGAGCCGATCGACCGCAAGCAGCGCGAACTCGACATCGATCCAAGCGACCTCAAGGACGCCGAGGAAGGCGATCTGGTCAGCGTTCAGGTCACCCGCACCGGCCGCTACGGCGCACCCAGGGCGAAGATCGTCAGGCGCTTCGGCGCGATGCATTCCGAGATGGCGGTCTCGGAGATCGCGCTGCACAGCCACGGCATCCCGCATGTCTTCCCGGCCGCCGTCGAACTGGAAGCCGAGCGCGCCGAGCCGATCGGCCTCGGCCAGCGCGAGGACTGGCGCAAGCTGCCGCTCATCACCATCGACCCGCCCGACGCCAAGGACCACGACGACGCCGTCTTCGCCGAACCCGACCAGGATCCGGCCAACCAGGGCGGCCATGTCGTCTATGTCGCCATCGCCGACGTCGCCCATTACGTCCGGCCCGGATCGGCGCTCGACCGCGAGGCGCACCTGCGCGGCAACTCGGTCTATTTCCCCGACCGCGTCATCCCCATGCTACCGGAGCGCATCTCCAACGAGCTGTGCTCGCTGAAGGAGGCGGTCGACCGGCCGGCGCTCGCCGTACGCATGGTGTTCGACCGCGCCGGACAGAAGCGCGCCCACAGCTTTCACCGCATCCTGATGCGCTCGGCCGCGAAGCTGTCCTACCAGCAGGCGCAGAAGGCGATCGACGGCGTCTGCGACGACAAGACCGGGACCCTCCTCGACGGCATCCTCAAGCCGCTGTGGGTCGCCTATGCCTGCCTGACGATCGGCCGCGACGCGCGCGAGCCGCTCGACCTCGACCTGCCCGAGCGCAAGATCAGGCTCAAGCCGGACGGCACCGTCGACCACGTCTACATTCCCGAACGGCTCGACGCGCACCGGCTGATTGAGGAGTTCATGATCCAGGCCAACGTCGCGGCGGCCGAGACCCTGGAGAAGAAGAACACCCCCCTGCTCTACCGCATCCACGACGCGTCGAGCCCGGAGAAGCTGGAGTCGCTGAAGGAATTCCTGTCGACGCTCGGCCTCAAGCTGCCGTCCTCGGGCGGCCTCCGGCCGGCCGTCTTCAACGCCATCCTGGCCAGGGTGAAGGACACGCCACAGGCGCAGCTCGTCAACGAAGTGGTCCTGCGCAGCCAGGCGCAGGCGGAATACAATCCGCACAACATCGGCCATTTCGGCCTCAACCTGCGCCGCTACGCCCATTTCACCTCGCCGATCCGCCGCTACGCCGACCTCATCGTCCACCGTGGCTTGATCCGCGCCCTCGGGCTCGGCGACGACGGTCTGCCGGAGGGCATCGAGGCCAAGCTGGAGGCGATCGGCGCGGAAGTGTCGGCCGCCGAGCGGCGCGCCATGCTCGCCGAACGCGACACCATCGACCGGCTGATCGCGCTGTGGATGACCGACCGCATCGGCGCGCGCTTTTCCGGACGCATCTCCGGCGTGGTCAAGTCGGGTCTGTTCATCCGCCTCGACGACAGCGGCGCCGACGGATTCGTGCCCGCCTCGACCATCGGGCTGGACTACTATCGGTATGACGAAGCGTCGCACGCCCTTGTCGGCGACAGGAGCGGCGAGACATATCAACTCGGAGACCGGGTCGAGGTCGAACTGGTCGAGGCCGCACCCTTTGCCGGCGCCCTGCGCTTCGCACTCGTCAGCGAGGGCCGCAAGGACAGGAAGGCCGGCCGCCGCGCCGGCGCCGCAGCACGCGGCGCGCGGCAGGCATCATCCGGCCGGCGCACCGGCGCCGCATCGCCCGGCAGGAACAGGAAGAAGCAGGGATGA
- the topA gene encoding type I DNA topoisomerase — MNIVIVESPAKAKTINKYLGSGYQVLASYGHVRDLPAKDGSVKPDEDFAMSWEVDSKSQKRLNEIAAAVKDADRLILATDPDREGEAISWHVLEVLHKKRVLKDKPVERVVFNAITKQAILEAMKHPRAIDAPLVDAYLARRALDYLVGFTLSPVLWRKLPGARSAGRVQSVALRLICDREMEIETFVKEEYWSILANLKTPSAEVLQAGLTGFDGRKIGRLDIKTGDEAETIRRMLEAARYTVASVVSKPAKRHPQPPFTTSTLQQEASRKLGFAAARTMQVAQKLYEGVAIGGETTGLITYMRTDGVQIAGEAISATRKVIGQDFGDNYVPEKPRFYSSKAKNAQEAHEAIRPTDLARRPRDVARFLDPDQARLYELIWKRTMASQMESAVLERTTIDIDAAGAGKTATLRATGSVVRFDGFLALYQEGRDDEEDEAARRLPAVDDGAPLALAAVEGKPSAIEADQHFTTPPPRYTEASLVKKMEELGIGRPSTYASTLQTLRDRDYVAFDKKQLVPQDKGRIVTAFLESFFNRYVEYDFTASLEEQLDRISAGELSWREVLANFWRDFSASVDETKDLRVSQVIDALNDLLAAHIFPPREDGKDPRACPTCATGQLSLKVSRFGAFIGCSNYPECSYTRQLARNGDGEGEDAASDGPKVLGTDPATGLEVSLRSGRFGPYVQLGEDAKPRRSSLPRGWSAADLDLARALQLLSLPRDVGAHPEDGKMITAGLGRYGPFVQHDGTYANLGSADEVFSVGLNRAVDLLAEKRSKTGRGRATPAALKELGEHPSAGGPITVRDGRYGPYVNWAKVNATLPKGSDPMAVTLEQAVELIAAKGGGKAAPKKAATKKPAAKKPAAAKKSASRTKAKAGGAAADGTS; from the coding sequence ATGAATATTGTCATTGTGGAATCGCCGGCCAAGGCCAAGACGATCAACAAGTACCTCGGCTCCGGCTATCAGGTGCTTGCCTCCTACGGCCACGTGCGCGACCTGCCGGCCAAGGACGGTTCGGTGAAGCCCGACGAGGACTTCGCGATGAGCTGGGAGGTCGATTCCAAGTCCCAGAAACGCCTCAACGAGATCGCCGCCGCGGTCAAGGATGCCGACCGCCTGATCCTCGCCACCGACCCCGACCGCGAGGGCGAGGCGATTTCCTGGCACGTGCTGGAGGTGCTGCATAAGAAGCGCGTGCTCAAGGACAAGCCGGTCGAGCGCGTCGTCTTCAACGCCATCACCAAGCAGGCGATCCTGGAGGCGATGAAGCACCCGCGCGCTATCGACGCGCCGCTGGTCGATGCCTATCTGGCCCGCCGCGCCCTCGACTACCTGGTCGGCTTCACGCTGTCGCCGGTGCTGTGGCGCAAGCTGCCCGGCGCCCGCTCGGCCGGCCGCGTGCAATCGGTGGCGCTTCGCCTCATCTGCGACCGCGAGATGGAGATCGAGACCTTCGTCAAGGAAGAGTACTGGTCGATCCTCGCCAACCTGAAGACGCCCAGCGCCGAGGTGCTCCAGGCCGGTCTGACCGGTTTCGACGGCCGCAAGATCGGCCGCCTCGACATCAAGACCGGCGACGAGGCCGAGACAATCAGGCGCATGCTGGAAGCGGCACGCTACACGGTCGCGAGCGTCGTCTCCAAGCCGGCCAAGCGCCATCCGCAGCCGCCCTTTACCACCTCGACGCTGCAGCAGGAGGCGTCGCGCAAGCTCGGTTTCGCCGCCGCGCGCACCATGCAGGTGGCGCAGAAGCTCTACGAGGGCGTCGCCATCGGCGGCGAGACCACCGGTCTCATCACCTACATGCGGACCGACGGCGTGCAGATCGCCGGCGAGGCCATCTCCGCGACGCGCAAGGTGATCGGTCAGGATTTCGGCGACAATTACGTGCCGGAAAAGCCGCGCTTCTATTCCAGCAAGGCCAAGAACGCCCAGGAGGCGCACGAGGCGATCCGCCCGACCGACCTCGCCCGCCGCCCGCGCGACGTCGCCCGCTTCCTCGATCCCGACCAAGCCCGCCTCTACGAACTGATCTGGAAGCGGACCATGGCGAGCCAGATGGAATCGGCGGTGCTGGAGCGCACCACCATCGACATCGACGCTGCCGGAGCGGGCAAGACCGCCACGCTGCGCGCCACCGGCTCGGTCGTCCGCTTCGACGGATTCCTGGCGCTCTACCAGGAGGGGCGCGACGACGAGGAGGACGAGGCCGCCCGCCGCCTGCCCGCGGTCGACGACGGCGCCCCACTTGCCCTCGCCGCGGTCGAGGGCAAGCCGAGCGCGATCGAGGCCGACCAGCACTTCACCACGCCGCCGCCCCGCTACACCGAGGCGAGTCTGGTCAAGAAGATGGAGGAACTCGGCATCGGCCGTCCCTCCACCTATGCCTCGACGTTGCAGACCCTGCGCGACCGAGACTATGTCGCGTTCGACAAGAAACAGCTGGTGCCCCAGGACAAGGGCCGTATCGTCACCGCCTTCCTGGAGAGCTTCTTCAACCGCTACGTGGAATACGATTTCACCGCGAGCCTGGAGGAACAGCTCGACCGCATCTCCGCCGGCGAACTGTCCTGGCGGGAGGTGCTGGCCAATTTCTGGCGTGACTTCTCGGCTTCCGTCGACGAGACCAAGGACCTGCGCGTGTCCCAGGTCATCGACGCGCTCAACGACCTGCTCGCCGCCCACATCTTCCCACCCCGCGAGGACGGCAAGGACCCGCGCGCCTGCCCGACCTGCGCCACCGGCCAGCTGTCACTCAAGGTCAGCCGCTTCGGTGCCTTCATCGGCTGCTCCAACTATCCCGAGTGCAGCTACACCCGCCAACTCGCCCGCAACGGCGACGGCGAGGGCGAGGACGCGGCCAGTGACGGCCCGAAGGTGCTCGGCACCGACCCGGCGACCGGACTGGAAGTGTCGCTGCGTTCCGGCCGCTTCGGTCCTTACGTCCAGCTCGGCGAGGATGCCAAGCCCAGACGCTCGTCCCTGCCCAGGGGCTGGTCGGCGGCCGATCTCGACCTGGCCAGGGCGCTGCAGCTCCTGTCGCTGCCGCGCGACGTTGGCGCCCATCCCGAGGACGGCAAGATGATCACCGCCGGGCTCGGCCGCTACGGACCGTTCGTCCAGCACGACGGCACCTATGCCAATCTGGGCTCGGCCGACGAGGTATTCTCGGTCGGCCTCAATCGCGCGGTCGACCTGCTGGCCGAGAAACGCTCCAAGACAGGCCGCGGGCGCGCCACGCCGGCCGCGCTCAAGGAACTCGGCGAGCACCCGAGCGCCGGCGGTCCGATCACCGTGCGCGACGGCCGCTACGGGCCCTATGTCAACTGGGCCAAGGTCAACGCCACCCTGCCCAAGGGCAGCGATCCGATGGCAGTCACCCTCGAGCAGGCCGTCGAGCTGATCGCCGCCAAGGGCGGCGGCAAGGCAGCCCCTAAGAAGGCCGCAACGAAGAAACCCGCCGCGAAGAAGCCGGCGGCGGCAAAAAAATCGGCGTCGAGGACGAAGGCGAAGGCCGGCGGCGCGGCTGCGGACGGGACTTCTTGA